A section of the Styela clava chromosome 9, kaStyClav1.hap1.2, whole genome shotgun sequence genome encodes:
- the LOC120339718 gene encoding BPTF-associated chromatin complex component 1-like, whose protein sequence is MNMPQTVSANKVSQVFAAAGQAFNRLGELTMQLHTQYEAVPGSKWTEEEVEMLRQAVQQFGNDLEKVSSVIKTRTMSQVKHAIKRKVFNEAGVPIAPKHPAKNPVSTGNKRPAPDTPKKIPNKEKITLIETPASTVIPSKKQKLSSPVETLNDNLSNPPIEVPEAIITEQVVTDSVVEVDVENLDESSSSLKKLDQFISSQPKIPGDMSESAVSNPPPLPPLDLEQT, encoded by the exons ATGAACATGCCTCAAACTGTGAGCGCAAACAAG GTCAGCCAGGTTTTTGCTGCTGCTGGCCAGGCCTTCAATCGTCTTGGAGAGCTAACAATGCAGTTACACACTCAATATGAAGCAGTCCCAGg TTCAAAATGGACAGAAGAAGAAGTGGAGATGCTGCGACAAGCTGTACAACAATTTGGAAATGACCTTGAAAAAGTTAGCTCTGTTATCAAAACCAGAACTAT GAGCCAAGTCAAACATGCTATAAAACGAAAAGTATTTAATGAAGCAGGAGTGCCAATTGCTCCAAAGCATCCGGCAAAGAATCCAGTATCTACCGGTAACAAGCGTCCTGCACCTGATACTccaaaaaaaataccaaataaagAAAAG ATTACTCTTATTGAGACTCCAGCATCCACCGTGATACCAAGCAAAAAGCAAAAGCTCTCCTCACCAGTGGAAACTCTTAATGACAATCTTTCGAATCCACCTATTGAAGTGCCAGAAGCCATAATTACAGAACAAGTTGTAACAGACTCTGTGGTTGAAGTTGATGTAGAAAATCTAGACGAGTCCTCATCATCACTCAAGAAACTAGACCAATTTATCAGTTCACAGCCCAAGATACCAGGCGACATGTCAGAGTCGGCTGTCAGCAACCCTCCACCATTACCTCCATTGGATCTTGAGCAGACATGA
- the LOC120340146 gene encoding protein disulfide-isomerase TMX3-like, protein MNFKSLSIFVIVFYARLANSVVLELDDRFREAKKQGEWLVMFYAPWCGHCKHLEPTWMEVGEAMKNTMPVHVARLDCTKYSSLSSDFGVRGFPTIKFISGDNEYEYRGARTKSDIIAFTLKARGPKLTSLTNSLELTKTRELHSVFFLYVGNEDSDLREIYGSVADKLFLTLNMFAASPDIMPDVKETPTVLVFKDDTYFRMPLSSQSIKKAHLTHWMLSEQLPDYNELTGSSYHSLKGTHKQFAIAVLAEKDYKYLDTIAKDIATSRNPLFHPKFIFCWVLGDSIINKITYSSIPTPNFIVFDPSTYEYFTMRSDSDETKIVKSDITRFLSKVIEGEIASQGGSGVFQQIKRFVSDTTNIVINFFKESPIVASLVIGIPTFVITFLCYCLCTMEDSEAGDYHTDSENDSGEDDKEEEESEMIPEYQDDTDKNVRKRNVEQDSQDEESQAEESQDEEEQTAMDEDDTKVETKKYK, encoded by the coding sequence atgaattttaagtCTTTAAGCATATTCGTTATTGTGTTCTATGCCAGATTGGCAAATTCAGTCGTTTTGGAGTTAGACGACAGATTTCGTGAGGCGAAAAAACAGGGTGAATGGTTGGTAATGTTTTATGCACCATGGTGTGGTCATTGTAAACATCTCGAACCAACTTGGATGGAAGTTGGCGAAGCTATGAAAAATACAATGCCTGTGCATGTAGCAAGGTTGGATTGCACAAAGTATTCATCCCTGTCGAGTGATTTTGGTGTTCGGGGATTCCCTACAATCAAGTTTATATCTGGGGACAACGAATATGAATATCGTGGTGCTAGGACAAAAAGTGACATAATTGCGTTTACTCTCAAGGCAAGAGGTCCGAAACTTACATCTTTAACAAACTCTCTTGAACTCACAAAAACTCGTGAACTGCATTCAGTATTTTTTCTTTATGTCGGAAATGAAGACTCAGACCTTCGTGAAATCTATGGTTCTGTAGCAGATAAATTATTCTTGACACTGAATATGTTTGCAGCATCACCTGACATCATGCCAGATGTGAAAGAAACACCAACGGTTCTGGTTTTTAAAGATGACACTTATTTTAGAATGCCCCTGTCATCTCAAAGCATAAAAAAGGCACATCTTACGCATTGGATGTTGTCTGAGCAGCTACCCGATTACAATGAGCTAACAGGTAGCTCTTACCATTCCCTCAAAGGTACACATAAACAATTTGCTATTGCTGTTCTTGCTGAAAAGGattacaaatatttggacactaTTGCAAAAGATATAGCTACATCACGAAACCCATTATTCCAccctaaatttatattttgctgGGTATTGGGAGATAGCATCATAAATAAGATAACTTATAGTTCGATCCCAACTCCGAATTTTATAGTTTTTGATCCAAGTACATACGAGTATTTCACCATGCGTAGTGACTCTGATGAAACCAAAATTGTAAAATCGGACATCACTAGGTTCTTGAGCAAAGTTATTGAAGGAGAAATTGCTTCACAAGGTGGATCTGGCGTTTTCCAGCAAATAAAACGTTTTGTGTCTGACACAACAAATATAGTCATAAATTTCTTTAAAGAAAGTCCGATTGTCGCTAGTCTTGTTATTGGCATACCAACATTTGTGATCACTTTTTTATGTTATTGTCTTTGTACAATGGAAGATTCCGAAGCTGGAGATTACCATACAGACTCCGAAAACGATTCTGGTGAAGATGACAAAGAAGAGGAAGAAAGTGAGATGATTCCAGAGTATCAAGATGATACAGATAAAAATGTGAGAAAAAGAAATGTTGAACAGGACTCCCAGGATGAAGAGTCACAGGCTGAAGAATCTCAAGATGAAGAAGAGCAGACAGCAATGGATGAAGATGATACAAAAGTTGAgactaaaaaatataaataa
- the LOC120340145 gene encoding insulin-degrading enzyme-like produces the protein MLRRKVLVIITDTICTRLSHPSSTLGVQCRLFSSSLNKMVATHENSKVISRTYKNVQKSENDDRKYKGLILSNGLKILLISDPNTDKAAAALDVNVGYASDPSDLPGLAHFCEHMLFLGTKKYPNEDEYHKYINQHGGSCNAYTSTDHTNYYFDVGHEHLKGALDRFSQFFIDPLFDVCCSDREVNAVHSEHEKNIMSDAWRLQMLDKTTCDQSHVFSKFGTGNKETLDSLPKQKGLNVRDELLKFHEKFYSSNIMGLSMIGRESLDELTEIAMDLFSSVVNKDVKVPVYQESPYRKEDMEKRCNSVPVKDIRNLIVTFPIPDLQEYYDSNPGSYLGHLIGHEGPGSLLSELKNQGWVNSLVAGQKGGSRGFDFFLIQVDLTETGIYHVEDIIQIMFQYIKLLKSVGHQDWIHHEIRDISAISFRFKDKEKPSSYVSKVSQALHYFPLDKVLSAGNILTGSRPDVVQDILERLNADNMKVDVVAKAFDGSADLSEKWYGTKYALVPITNETKEKWNNVELNDKLRLPEPNEFIPSSLSQKLVPESNPELPKLIKMDNFSKVWFKQDSTFNLPKATISVDFYSPYAYVDPHHYNMVHLFVDLFVDALNEYSYAAEIAGLGFKLSNTVYGMCLTIDGYEDKQMVLLEKILTRLTNFTIDPQRFTILKELYQRALQNFHADQPYNHSAYYCQVLRSEVVWTKTKLYEALPELTLESVSEFIPTFLSYLHFESLMHGNLTKKDASNITSFIEKTLKENTLTLPLLPSQLVRYRDIELPPKSAYVYKYHHEVRDNSAIQLYLQVGLQNTRDNCLLDLTSQMISEPFFNILRTKEQLGYVVHCSVTRSNSTQGIRFIVQSEKSPNYLEARIEAFINHVETMFSEMDESEFNRHKAALKARRLEKPKKLKAQTLKYWGEILSQQYMFERDQIEMSYLDNVEKEDVVTFYKDFLHINGGKRAKLSTYIIGKSNVECPVVINVEEHNKAIDDCLLKCPQLPASHIIEDVSRFKQKMSLYPRCEPYIDLAGATL, from the exons ATGCTTCGTCGAAAAGTTCTCGTAATTATCACTGATACCATTTGTACGAGATTATCACATCCGAG TTCAACTCTTGGCGTCCAGTGCAGACTATTCAGCAGTTCTCTGAACAAAATGGTTGCCACTCATGAAAACAGTAAAGTTATCTCAAG aacTTACAAAAACGTTCAAAAATCCGAGAATGATGATCGTAAGTATAAAGGACTAATTTTGAGCAACGGTCTCAAAATATTACTCATTAGCGACCCTAATACTGACAAAGCAGCTGCAGCATTGGATGTTAATGTAG GATATGCTTCAGATCCAAGTGATTTACCAGGACTAGCTCATTTTTGTGAACACATGTTATTTCTTGGAACAAAGAAATATCCAAATGAAGATGAATACCATAAG TATATAAATCAACATGGAGGTTCCTGCAATGCATATACAAGTACTGAtcatacaaattattattttgatgtCGGTCATGAACATCTGAAGGGAGCTTTAGACAG GTTTTCTCAGTTTTTTATTGATCCACTTTTTGATGTTTGCTGTTCTGATCGTGAAGTCAATGCAGTACATTCTGAACATGAGAAAAATATAATGTCGGATGCATGGAGATTACAAATGTTAGATAAAACCACTTGTGATCAGAGTCATGTCTTCTCCAAATTTGGAACAG GTAACAAGGAAACGCTTGATTCTTTACCAAAGCAAAAAGGACTTAATGTCAGGGACGAACTGTTGAAATTTCACGAAAAGTTTTACTCTTCGAATATAATGGGTTTGTCGATGATCGGGAGGGAATCTTTGGATGAATTAACAGAGATTGCAATGGATttgttttcaagcgtggttaACAAAGATGTAAAAGTACCAGTTTATCAAGAGTCACCTTACAGGAAAGAAGACATGGAA AAACGTTGTAACTCAGTTCCAGTGAAAGATATCAGAAATCTTATCGTTACTTTTCCGATTCCTGATTTACAAGAATATTATGATTCAAAT ccGGGTTCGTATCTTGGACACTTGATTGGCCATGAAGGACCCGGCAGTTTACTCTCAGAACTTAAGAATCAAGGATGGGTGAATTCACTTGTTGCAGGGCAAAAGGGGGGATCGAGAGGATTCGACTTCTTTCTCATTCAAGTGGATTTGACAGAAACTGGAATTT ATCATGTTGAAGACATTATCCAAATCATGTTTCAATATATCAAACTGTTAAAAAGTGTCGGTCATCAGGATTGGATTCATCATGAAATAAGAGACATAAGCGCTATTAGTTTTAGATTCAAAG ATAAAGAAAAGCCCTCAAGTTATGTGTCGAAGGTATCACAAGCACTTCATTATTTTCCTCTTGATAAAGTATTATCTGCTGGGAATATATTGACTGGAAGTAGACCAGATGTTGTTCAAGATATATTAGAAAGATTGAATGCTGATAACATGAA ggTTGACGTCGTGGCAAAAGCTTTTGACGGGTCAGCGGATTTATCTGAAAAATGGTATGGTACAAAGTATGCTCTTGTTCCTATTACGAatgaaacaaaagaaaaatggaATAATGTTGAACTCAATGACAAGCTCAGACTTCCTGAACCCAATGAATTCATTCCGTCTTCTTTGAGTCAAAAATTGGTTCCAGAATCAAATCCAGAATTGCCAAAGTTGATAAAG atgGACAATTTTTCGAAAGTTTGGTTTAAACAAGATTCCACGTTCAATCTACCGAAAGCTACAATATCTGTCGATTTCTATAGTCCTTATGCTTATGTTGATCCACATCACTATAATATGGTTCATTTGTTTGTTG ATTTGTTTGTTGATGCCTTGAATGAATATTCTTATGCTGCAGAAATCGCTGGACTTGGATTTAAACTCAGTAACACGGTATATGGAATGTGT TTAACTATCGATGGTTACGAAGACAAGCAGATGGTtcttcttgaaaaaatattaacaagATTGACAAACTTTACCATAGATCCACAGAGATTCACTATTTTGAAAGAATTG TATCAACGAGCGCTTCAGAACTTTCATGCTGATCAGCCGTACAATCATTCTGCTTATTATTGTCAAGTGCTTAGGTCTGAGGTGGTTTGGACAAAAACTAAGTTATATGAGGCATTGCCAG AACTTACATTGGAAAGCGTGTCTGAGTTCATTCCAACTTTTTTGtcatatcttcattttgaaTCACTAATGCACGGAAATCTAACAAAAAAAG ATGCTTCAAATATAACATCTTTCATTGAGAAAACCCTGAAAGAAAATACATTGACACTTCCGCTATTGCCCTCACAGTTGGTTCGATATCGGGATATAGAACTTCCACCAA AATCTGCATATGTATACAAGTACCATCATGAAGTTCGAGATAATTCAGCGATCCAGTTATATTTACAAGTTGGGTTACAAAATACGAGAGATAACTGTCTACTCGACCTCACTTCACAGATGATATCAGAACCCTTTTTCAATATTCTGAGAACAAA GGAACAGCTAGGATATGTTGTACATTGCAGTGTAACAAGAAGTAACAGTACTCAAGGCATTAGGTTCATCGTACAATCTGAAAAATCACCCAATTATTTGGAAGCAAGAATAGAAGCATTTATTAATCATGTAGAG ACTATGTTCAGTGAAATGGATGAATCGGAATTTAATAGACATAAAGCAGCATTAAAAGCAAGAAGATTGGAGAAACCTAAGAAATTGAAAGCACAAACTTTGAAATATTGGGGAGAAATATTATCCCAGCAGTACATGTTTGAAAGAG ATCAAATTGAGATGAGTTATCTGGATAATGTTGAAAAGGAAGACGTGGTAACTTTTTACAAAGATTTCTTACATATTAATGGAGGGAAAAGGGCCAAACTTTCTACATATATCATAGGAAAATCCAATGTTGAAT GTCCTGTGGTAATTAATGTTGAAGAACACAATAAAGCAATTGATGATTGCTTGCTGAAATGTCCGCAACTCCCTGCG tcACACATAATAGAAGATGTGTCACGTTTCAAGCAGAAGATGTCACTGTATCCCAGATGTGAACCATACATTGATCTTGCTGGAGCAACCTTATAA
- the LOC120340147 gene encoding 52 kDa repressor of the inhibitor of the protein kinase-like, with translation MTRPPANQAKLTSYFLSPSDKQGEIVVPEVETLSLVHLDEPQASTPSTSGSQKDPIPPAANVIGLIGSQMDIGTFDPNEKSTDQQKYDYLTNTWKPKTSFKFPRVEKKIKEKIRYLSFQNKWLDSYKWLAYSPSQNGGFCKSSKIFAPERVRGAELRVLVKKPMKNYKNATDILAEHATKAYHQLANTKPENFVQAYKSSQGNVVEQMSHHREQRALENRKGMLSLIDIIELCGRKMLSLRGHRDFGKIDQPSIFEANENEGNFRALLCGDFIRKSLVQRVTQSGYFSVLADETSDVLNCEQFSILIRYVYKPVDGKHELREDFLGFVEAESLTGEHLANLLLENLGAWGLDLNQLRGQGYDGASNMSGTFRSVQALIKHQYPKATYTHCNSHCLNLVIGQACQVASIQKSFRTIKEVIVFISNSPKRMSCLANAIKALTPQSRHTRLKSLCETRWVQRHEAVATFHELYSPILHTLDEIEKTSDSISSHKAEGLQMRMRTMEFVTNLNILAHTLAVTHSLSVSLQSKTIDAAMIRVVWNYDWKMQNESLKKYLKKFVDLRFGKIFQQATKCFSIIPLHMRKHYDAAPVMKDFELYADELDSWPIVKAELAMWKQKFSHMDGKELPANAFAALEFASPEYFPNIHKLLQILSTLPVTTATSERSFSTLRRLKTYLRNTMYEERLNGLALMAIHQETKIDSQ, from the exons ATGACCAGACCTCCAGCAAATCAAGCTAAATTGACGAGTTATTTCCTCAGTCCTTCGGATAAACAGGGCGAAATTGTTGTGCCTGAAGTTGAAACGCTGTCTTTAGTACATCTGGATGAACCCCAAGCCTCTACACCAAGCACCAGTGGAAGCCAAAAAGACCCGATTCCACCAGCAGCTAACGTTATAGGTCTAATAGGTAGTCAAATGGACATTGGTACATTTGATCCAAACGAAAAATCCACAGACCAACAAAAATACGATTACCTAACTAATACCTGGAAGCCGAAGACATCATTCAAATTTCCCagagttgagaaaaaaataaaggAAAAGATCCGCTATCTGTCATTTCAGAACAAATGGCTTGATTCTTACAAATGGCTAGCTTATAGCCCATCGCAAAATGGTGGATTTTGCAAATCGAGTAAAATATTTGCTCCCGAAAGAGTGAGAGGTGCCGAGTTGCGGGTTCTCGTGAAAAAGCCGATGAAGAATTATAAAAATGCCACGGATATTTTAGCAGAGCATGCTACGAAAGCCTATCACCAGCTAGCAAATACAAAACCCGAGAATTTTGTACAAGCATACAAGTCATCGCAAGGGAACGTTGTGGAGCAAATGTCGCATCATCGAGAACAGCGAGCACTTGAAAACCGAAAGGGCATGTTATCTTTGATCGATATAATTGAACTGTGTGGTCGGAAAATGCTCTCACTCCGTGGCCACAGGGATTTTGGCAAAATCGATCAACCTTCAATCTTTGAAGCAAATGAAAACGAAGGCAATTTTCGTGCTTTG CTCTGTGGGGATTTCATTAGAAAATCTTTGGTTCAAAGAGTGACACAGTCTGGATATTTCTCCGTATTGGCAGATGAAACAAGCGACGTTTTAAACTGTGAGCAGTTTTCAATTCTTATCCGTTACGTATACAAACCCGTGGATGGAAAGCATGAACTTCGTGAGGATTTTCTTGGGTTTGTCGAAGCTGAATCTTTGACTGGTGAACACCTTGCAAATTTGCTGTTGGAGAATTTAGGTGCATGGGGCCTCGATTTAAATCAATTGCGTGGCCAAGGCTACGATGGCGCATCAAATATGTCGGGAACCTTCCGCAGCGTTCAAGCATTGATTAAACATCAATATCCCAAAGCTACATATACTCACTGTAATTCGCATTGCCTAAATCTCGTCATTGGCCAGGCTTGCCAAGTTGCTTCCATACAAAAGTCTTTTCGCACCATAAAAGAAGTGATTGTTTTTATATCGAACAGTCCAAAGAGAATGTCATGCCTGGCAAACGCTATCAAGGCATTGACACCCCAAAGCCGACACACTCGACTGAAATCGTTGTGCGAGACTCGCTGGGTACAACGACACGAAGCTGTAGCAACCTTCCACGAGTTGTATTCCCCAATTTTACACACATTGGATGAAATAGAAAAAACAAGTGATTCGATATCATCCCACAAAGCGGAGGGTCTCCAAATGCGGATGCGAACGATGGAATTTGTCACAAATCTAAACATTCTGGCGCACACTTTGGCTGTTACTCACAGTTTATCAGTTTCGTTGCAATCGAAGACCATCGATGCAGCTATGATAAGGGTTGTCTGGAATTACGACTGGAAAATGCAGAACGAGAGTTTAaagaaatatttgaagaaattc GTAGATCTGAGATTTGGTAAAATATTCCAGCAAGCAACAAAATGTTTTTCCATCATCCCTTTGCATATGAGAAAACATTATGACGCGGCTCCCGTGATGAAAGATTTTGAACTATATGCTGACGAATTGGATTCCTGGCCAATAGTTAAAGCTGAGCTTGCGATGTGGAAGCAGAAGTTTTCCCATATGGATGGAAAAGAGCTTCCCGCAAATGCATTTGCCGCGCTCGAGTTTGCTTCGCCGGAATATTTCCCAAATATTCACAAGctgctccaaattttgtcgACGCTTCCTGTAACGACAGCTACGTCGGAACGGTCTTTTTCAACTTTGCGAAGGCTCAAAACCTATTTACGCAACACAATGTATGAAGAAAGATTGAACGGACTAGCCCTAATGGCCATTCACCAAGAAACCAAAATCGACTCACAATGA
- the LOC120339463 gene encoding uncharacterized protein LOC120339463 encodes MKIFYKLLFAALIMLFENRSGVAQKATTIKNVRTTPRKLHSQIRNQCKTFKTFRMKQLCRTIASDPNVVGMGSQVRAFAKNADEQKFSESKIRKRASGARSLNSNWTGFTVSPIPSRSLPETGFQCKKSCPSHETIASGRTPASRSTSPWQACSHYDPLRFPQWLKLGFCSCKGCINPTTKKEDTSFVSVPITIDITVLRRDPNLSFSECIIPRKGCVKTIQKVIIGCTCTLPTTL; translated from the exons atgaaaatattttacaaattgttattTGCCGCTTTAATCATGTTATTTGAAAATAGATCGGGAGTGGCGCAGAAAGCAACAACCATTAAGAATGTACGGACAACACCAAGAAAATTGCATTCACAAATCAGAAACCAgtgtaaaacattcaaaactTTTAGAATGAAACAACTTTGTAGAACAATTGCGTCAGATCCTAACGTTGTCGGAATGGGTTCACAGGTACGAGCTTTTGCTAAAAACGCAGATGAGCAGAAATTCTCAGAAAGCAAAATTCGAAAGAGAGCATCAGGTGCAAGaagtttaaattcaaattggaccgGATTCACTGTTTCGCCTATTCCATCTCGGTCATTGCCTGAAACCGGATTCCAGTGCAAAAAATCTTGCCCAAGCCACGAAACAATTGCATCCGGACGTACACCTGCATCAAGAAGCACTTCACCTTGGCAAGCCTGCTCTCACTACGATCCGTTGAG aTTTCCACAGTGGCTTAAACTTGGATTCTGCTCTTGCAAAGGATGTATCAACCCCACAACCAAGAAAGAAGATACGTCTTTTGTGTCCGTACCAATTACTATTGACATTACAGTACTAAGACGTGATCCAAATTTATCGTTTAGTGAATGTATTATTCCCAGAAAAGGTTGTgtaaaaacaatacaaaaagttATTATAGGCTGCACGTGTACTTTGCCAACGACATTATAA